One Cyprinus carpio isolate SPL01 chromosome B25, ASM1834038v1, whole genome shotgun sequence genomic region harbors:
- the LOC109099802 gene encoding uncharacterized protein LOC109099802: MSFQVCFLDRRKGTKIKVSVANSEEEFKNTTVEELKRKLLSEDSRYKVCELYCNDKRLFHDRTLGSHGIKHNDVIMIAPPMLPQCLSSEDEREGEFIFRTESMEKLTLNM; this comes from the exons ATGAGTTTCCAGGTCTGTTTTTTAGATAGACGAAAGGGgactaaaataaaagtttctgttgCGAACTCTGAGGAGGAATTCAAGAACACTACAGttgaagaattaaaaagaaaactcttGTCTGAAGACAGCAGAT ATAAAGTCTGTGAACTTTACTGCAATGACAAGCGTCTGTTTCATGATCGTACACTTGGCTCTCATGGCATTAAACACAATGATGTTATTATGATTGCACCACCGATGCTTCCAC AATGTCTCTCATCTGAAGATGAACGTGAAGGTGAATTCATATTCAGGACAGAATCTATGGAGAAATTAActctgaatatgtaa
- the LOC109096751 gene encoding ubiquitin-like, translating into MSVKIFIVELTGQRRTVCVDSEELKNMTVEEFKRRFFHEEEYQWGIRLIFEGKQLEDARTLGSYGILNESTIFALPRIRGGGPPPPEDEDKRIPRTESMEALASMQQTEPEPNRSCLIL; encoded by the exons ATGAGTGTCAAAATTTTTATTGTCGAGCTGACAGGACAGCGAAGAACAGTATGTGTGGATTCAGAGGAACTGAAGAACATGACTGTTGAAGAGTTCAAAAGAAGATTCTTTCACGAAGAAGAATACCAAT GGGGCATCAGATTAATCTTCGAGGGCAAACAACTGGAGGATGCTCGTACACTTGGTTCTTATGGCATACTAAACGAATCTACTATATTTGCACTTCCTCGTATACGTGGTGGAG GTCCACCTCCACCTGAAGATGAAGATAAAAGAATACCCAGGACTGAATCAATGGAAGCATTAGCTTCAATGCAGCAGACTGAGCCAGAACCCAACAGATCATGTCTGATTCTGTAG